The sequence AACTAAAATGCACTATTTAGAACATTTGCCCCTTGAGTGGCACATGGTAGGCTCTTTACAAGAAAATAAGATCAACACGCTTTTAAGTTTAAAACCCGCCCTTTTGCATTCTTTAGACTCTTTAGAACTCGCTTTAAAAATAGAAAAGCGTTGCAAAACCCTAGGTGTAACCTTAAACGCCCTTTTACAGGTTAATAGCGCGTATGAAAAAAGTAAAAGTGGGGTAAGACCTGAAGAAACGCTAGATTTTTATTCTCAAATCAGTAAAACTTGCAAACATATCAAGCTTAAGGGGCTTATGTGTATAGGAGCACACACTGATGATGAAGCAAAAATTGAAAAATCCTTTATAATGACCAAAAAACTTTTTGATCAACTAAAGAATGCGAGCATCCTTTCAATGGGCATGAGTAATGATTTTGAATTAGCGATTGCTTGCGGAGCAAATCTTTTAAGGATTGGCTCTTTTTTGTTTAAAGAGTGAGGTGCTAGAAATTTTTACGCTTGAAAGTGGGGCTGTTTTTATCTCTGATGCACATTTTTTACCTAAAAGCCCTTATTTAATCAATACGCTTAAAGAACTTTTATGCATTAAACCCCC comes from Helicobacter acinonychis and encodes:
- a CDS encoding YggS family pyridoxal phosphate-dependent enzyme, whose translation is MIDYRQKIDFLIAKIEKARIAYSRHHIVKIVAISKNAPLEAIQHYYNCSQRAFGENKVQDLKTKMHYLEHLPLEWHMVGSLQENKINTLLSLKPALLHSLDSLELALKIEKRCKTLGVTLNALLQVNSAYEKSKSGVRPEETLDFYSQISKTCKHIKLKGLMCIGAHTDDEAKIEKSFIMTKKLFDQLKNASILSMGMSNDFELAIACGANLLRIGSFLFKE